ATGTTTATCATAATCTAGCGGAAAATGGCAATAGCCTGGACCGGCCTCCTTAATCTTGAGCCGTGCATACCATGCGTCTTTTCCTGAATCAGCGCCAACATGCCAAACATTCGCATTGTATTTTTTACTCTTTGCGGCTTTTGGCGTCCAGATTGGCTTCGCTCCAGGCATTCCCTTTGTTGGGTAGATATGCCGACCAATCCGTGCGCCGCAAAATGCGTAGACCTGTGCGGTATGATGCCCGCCAGAATCCACACAACCAGCCATGACGCGCAGTCTTCGGCCCGTTTCGGTCTTGTAGATGCCTAGCAAGAATTCATCGAGGTCATTCCATACTTCATTTTTGGCTGGATCGCCATGGAATACCCGATATTCAATGCCCCACGATTCTGGCGCTTCATCCCGCGACGATGCTCGCCACCCGACAATCTCAGCCTCCAGTCGGTCCCCTTGCACGTCCACGCCAGCGGTCAAATACAAAATTCTTTCGGGTATTTGATCCTTGCCGTAATGCTCGCGACGCCCCATCAGTGAGTCAGGGTCGGCCTTTTCAGCGTCTTCCTCCCACGATTCTCCCAAGCTGGTATTGACCCAAGTCTTGAGCAATTGCGGGTCTTGCTTTGCAAATAGAAACTCTCTCGCAATGTCAGCCCATTTTCGCCATGGGCTATAGAGTTCGTTGATATGGAACCCGGCGACGCCGTTAAAAGGCATTTCAGCTCGCCATTCTCCCATTGCCAGCAGATTCGCGGCTTGTGACTTTCCTCGATTTCGACAGCGCATTCCGGGCACACCATGATCGCTCGATCAGGCTCACCGGGAGGCCATCGGCAGTTCTCCCACTTGAATATGTGGAATGTTCCGCAATGCGGGCAAGGCACGTAAAAATGGCGTTGGTCGCTATTCTCATACGCCATATCGATACGAGAAGCGCCCTTAATCGTTGGCGTTGAGGTCAGGACAATGCGACGATTCCAAAATGTAGCGGTGCGCTTGATCGCTAAATTAACAGGGTCGCCTTCACTGCCGGCACTCGCTGGGTATCGGTCTACTTCATCGCACAATACGATGCGAATCGGTCGGCTGGCGAGGCCAGCGGGAGAATTCGACCCGGCAAGCGTGAGGTGCCCGCCAGCGAATCGTTTGTGCAGGATGGAGTTGCCAGAATCGCGGGAGCGTGGATCGGCTATCTTATCCTTGAGCGCTGGAGTGTCTCGAATCATCGGCGCAAGGCGGTCTTTCGAGAACGCCTCTGCCATGTGCTCCGTAGGTTGGAGCATGAGAATAGGCGCGGGGTCTTGATCGACATGAAAGCCGATAATCGCTTTCAGAATCGCAGTTTTCCCGATTTGCGCGCTGCTTTTGACGACGACGGTATGGATTCCTCTCTCGGATACCGCGTCCATAATGCCTTTTTGGTATGGGGCGCGATCCGTGGAGAACTGTCCCGGTTCGGCGCTATCCTCAGCACTCAGTTGGAGATATTGATTCGCCCACTCGCTGACCGTCAGTTTCGGTGGCGGTTTGATCGCTTTGAGCGCCGATTTCGAGGTCCGATTTAAGGCAATTTCCCATGTCATTGTCATGGTAGAGTTCTTCTAGCGCGGTATGGATTGCGTCTGTGAGTAGCGTTTCGACCTCAATAAACGACTTTCCGGCCACCAGTGGCGCGTATTTGTAGGGGATCGCAATCATCTTAGCCCGGAAAGCCGAAATCATTCCAATCCAAGATGCTTCTACCTTCTCGGAGGGGATTAAGTGGCCTTCGAGTTGTGCTTTCTCCAAGGCAAGAATATCGGCCTCCAGCTTTACCTTTCGCGTCCGCTCCGTATCGTAGTCGGTAGGGGGTTCATCTGATTTTTGGCGAGCATCCAGCCAAGAAATAACAGCCGCCGTCTCGTATTGATTGCCCTCCCTGCCCAGTCTTTTAAGCAGGATCGGCATACCCTGTTTTGCCCACTGAGTCAGCGTTTCTTCAGTGGTTCCGAGAATATCCGCAAGCTGTCGCTTGTTGACTATCATCTAAAAGGTCCGTTTTGTTGTGCTGTCGCTACAGAAATTTCGGGCTCCGCGATACCAGCTATTTCTATATCCTGCGTGAGTACCTTCATCATCGTCACCAAAGAGCCTTCTGGGAAGCCAATCACGATCGATCA
This portion of the Vampirovibrionales bacterium genome encodes:
- a CDS encoding phage terminase large subunit family protein → MTWEIALNRTSKSALKAIKPPPKLTVSEWANQYLQLSAEDSAEPGQFSTDRAPYQKGIMDAVSERGIHTVVVKSSAQIGKTAILKAIIGFHVDQDPAPILMLQPTEHMAEAFSKDRLAPMIRDTPALKDKIADPRSRDSGNSILHKRFAGGHLTLAGSNSPAGLASRPIRIVLCDEVDRYPASAGSEGDPVNLAIKRTATFWNRRIVLTSTPTIKGASRIDMAYENSDQRHFYVPCPHCGTFHIFKWENCRWPPGEPDRAIMVCPECAVEIEESHKPRICWQWENGELKCLLTASPGSISTNSIAHGENGLTLRESFYLQSKTRNCSRLGSIPAWENRGRKTLKRPTLTH